A window from Athalia rosae chromosome 5, iyAthRosa1.1, whole genome shotgun sequence encodes these proteins:
- the LOC105685841 gene encoding heat shock protein 75 kDa, mitochondrial codes for MFIVAKMAAALRVSCGIQRAIKFGRFLTRPSSFRPKNVTNPNRYREPSAFSQNAHIRYLSSHAATAESSPDPEHHSIIKDTEKATGQSERHEFQTETRQLLDIVAKSLYSDKEVFIRELISNASDALEKLRYLGLSDSANVPAAASQNLEIHIATDKQNRILTIQDTGVGMTREELTSNLGTIARSGSKAFLEQVKNKQGSPGDPSAIIGQFGVGFYSAFMVADKVEVFTKSYQNDSEGLHWVSDGSGTYEISAAEGVQSGTKIVLHLRTDCREFSDDATINNVIKKYSNFVGSPIFVNGKRANVIQPLWMLEPKDVKPEDHVQFYRFVGNSFDEPRFTLHYSTDVPLSIRALLYFPEGKPGLFEMSRDTDIGVSLYSRKILIKSRADNILPKWLRFVKGVVDSEDIPLNLSRELLQNSALIGKLRNVLTSRILRFLYDRSTKQPEDYAKFYKDYGLFLKEGIVTSHDQQEKEEISKLLRFESSTSKSGELVSIPQYLSRLAEGQRDVYYLAAPSRTLAEQSPYYEALKKRNVEVLFCYEPYDELVLMQLGQFNSHPLTSVEKEMRHNKDDESQPEFGGLEKSEADRLVNYIEKALKGKAFSVKVTNRLESHPCVVTVEDMAAARHFIRTQSHQLNSESRFTLLQPRLEINPKHPIIKKLAQLTNSDQKLADLVTEQLFANAMVGAGLIEDPRTLLSSMNELLTLALEKH; via the exons ATGTTCATAGTTGCAAAAATGGCAGCCGCCTTGAGAGTATCGTGTGGAATTCAACGTGCAATTAAATTTGGAAGATTCTTGACAAGACCGTCAAGTTTCAGACCAAAAAATGTTACAAACCCAAACAGATACAGAGAACCGTCCG CGTTCTCACAAAATGCTCACATCCGATATCTTTCGTCACATGCCGCTACTGCGGAGAGCTCGCCGGATCCGGAGCATCACAGCATCATAAAAGACACAGAAAAAGCTACAG GTCAAAGTGAGAGGCATGAATTTCAAACTGAGACCCGACAGTTGCTCGATATAGTGGCTAAATCCCTCTACTCTGACAAAGAG GTTTTCATCCGTGAATTAATATCCAACGCCAGTGATGCACTTGAAAAACTACGGTACCTAGGTTTGAGTGACTCAGCTAATGTACCAGCTGCTGCGAGCCAAAACCTTGAGATTCACATTGCCACTGACAAACAAAACCGCATACTCACCATCCAGGACACCGGAGTTGGCATGACTCGTGAAGAACTTACCTCAAATCTTGGTACCATCGCTAGATCTGGTTCAAAG GCCTTTCTTGaacaagtgaaaaataaacaaggaTCTCCAGGTGATCCATCAGCGATTATCGGACAATTCGGGGTCGGATTTTACAGCGCGTTCATGGTTGCTGACAAAGTCGAAGTGTTTACAAAATCTTATCAAAACGATTCCGAAGGTCTTCATTGGGTATCCGATGG GTCGGGGACCTACGAAATTTCTGCCGCTGAGGGTGTTCAGTCAGGCACAAAAATAGTTCTTCATTTACGTACCGATTGTCGTGAATTTAGCGATGACGCAACTATTAACA acGTCATCAAAAAGTACAGTAATTTCGTCGGCAGCCCAATCTTCGTCAATGGGAAACGAGCCAATGTCATCCAG CCTCTATGGATGTTAGAGCCGAAAGACGTTAAGCCCGAGGACCATGTACAATTCTATAGATTTGTGGGCAACAGTTTTGACGAGCCGAGATTCACTCTGCACTATTCCACCGATGTGCCGCTCAGCATCAGAGCCCTTCTATATTTCCCGGAAGGAAAACCTGGGCTTTTTGAAATGAGCAGAGACACGGACATTGGCGTTTCTCTTTACAGTCGTAAAATTCTGATCAAGAGCCGGGCAGATAATATTCTACCAAAATGGTTGCGCTTTGTAAAAGGTGTCGTTGATTCTGAGGACATTCCATTAAACTTGAGTCGTGAACTCTTGCAGAACAGCGCTCTGATCGG AAAACTGCGAAATGTTCTCACATCACGAATTCTACGATTCCTTTATGACCGGTCTACTAAACAGCCCGAGGATTATGCAAAATTCTATAAAGATTATGGCCTATTCTTAAAGGAGGGTATCGTTACCAGTCACGATCAGCAAGAAAAG gaggaaatttcaaaattattgagATTTGAGTCGTCGACTTCAAAATCCGGAGAATTGGTGAGCATTCCTCAATATTTGTCTCGTCTAGCAGAAGGGCAACGAGATGTGTATTACCTAGCAGCCCCTAG CCGTACTTTGGCTGAACAGTCACCGTACTATGAAGCACTAAAAAAACGCAACGTCGAGGTGCTGTTTTGCTATGAACCATATGACGAGCTGGTTCTGATGCAGCTTGGACAATTCAATTCGCATCCCCTGACTTCTGTCGAAAAGGAAATGCGGCATAATAAGGATGACGAAAGTCAACCTGAATTTG GTGGCTTGGAAAAGTCAGAAGCAGATCGGCTAGTTAACTACATCGAAAAGGCATTGAAAGGTAAAGCTTTCAGTGTTAAAGTGACCAATCGTCTGGAATCACATCCGTGTGTGGTCACCGTCGAAGATATGGCTGCAGCCAGACACTTTATTCGTACTCAAAGCCATCAGCTCAACAGCGAGTCGAGATTCACCCTTCTCCAGCCTCGGCTAGAGATCAATCCCAAACATCCCATTATCAAGAAACTAGCACAACTAACCAATTCTGATCAAAAATTAGCAGATCTGGTCACAGAACAG TTATTCGCCAACGCCATGGTTGGAGCTGGATTGATAGAGGATCCACGAACTTTATTGAGCTCAATGAACGAGCTCTTGACGCTGGCCTTAGAAAAACACTAG